DNA from Anaerolineales bacterium:
CTCTGGCGGGTTGGCGAAGGGCGGCTGGGCCTGCACAGCGTGCGGTACTACCTGCAGATAGGCGTTGGTGAGCAAGGGGGTGCTCATCTGCGCCGCCACCCGGTCCAGATCCAGCCGGTTCCACACGTCCAGCCGGGCCTGGCCGGGCTGCAGAGTGGGATCGGCATTGAAGGCCAGGCTCACATCCGTTTCGGCACGGCGCAACTGGCCGCTCACCGTTACCGGCGCGGGGCTGGCATACTGCGCCAGCTCCAACGGCGCATCCATCGGGATCCAACCACGATCCACCAAAATGGCCGTATCGCTGCCGGCGATGCGCAGTGGCATGAGCAGCTTGTAGCCCAGCAGGCTGCCCTGATCCAGGGTCAGCCAGACCTCATTGCGCAGCACAATCGCATCTTGCGGCAAGTACTCGCCGGTGACTTCTACCTGGCGGTACTCCAT
Protein-coding regions in this window:
- a CDS encoding SURF1 family protein, coding for MFARLLSRRWLFTTLLVLVAAAVMVRLGIWQLDRLEWRRAFNARVMEQAAEPPQPLGPEALDLDLYSMEYRQVEVTGEYLPQDAIVLRNEVWLTLDQGSLLGYKLLMPLRIAGSDTAILVDRGWIPMDAPLELAQYASPAPVTVSGQLRRAETDVSLAFNADPTLQPGQARLDVWNRLDLDRVAAQMSTPLLTNAYLQVVPHAVQAQPPFANPPELDLSEGSHFGYAVQWFTFATILLVGYPYYARRQDLRNEK